From Deinococcus wulumuqiensis R12, one genomic window encodes:
- a CDS encoding FAD binding domain-containing protein: MKAFTYERADSADAAPAQLAENGKYIAGGTNLLDLMKLEIEAPAQLLDLNHAGLDTIEPTQDGGLRIGALVRNTALAADPRVREEYEVLSRALLAGASTQIRNRATTAGNLLQRTRCHYFYDRALPCNKREPGTGCGALSPGGVNRDLAVVGVSEHCIAQHPSDMAVALRVLGAEVETRNAGGETRRLALDDFYRLPGDTPHLENALEPGELVTAVRLPPPTGTEHRYRKVRDRSSYAFAAVSLATVRGGRGGSRWVRFAFGGVAPRPWRMEAAEEVLAQGADAVFDKLFEGARPTEQNAFKLVLARRLLAEALGEELPAHRLAAPHPAPEVPDLPAAPSGGEK, encoded by the coding sequence ATGAAAGCGTTTACCTACGAGCGGGCCGACTCGGCAGATGCGGCCCCCGCGCAACTCGCGGAGAACGGCAAATACATCGCGGGCGGCACCAACCTGCTCGACCTGATGAAGCTGGAAATCGAGGCGCCGGCGCAGCTTCTCGACCTCAACCACGCCGGGCTGGACACCATCGAGCCCACGCAGGACGGCGGCCTGCGCATCGGCGCCCTGGTCCGCAACACCGCGCTCGCTGCCGACCCCCGCGTGCGCGAGGAGTACGAGGTGCTCAGCCGCGCCCTCCTCGCCGGGGCGTCCACCCAGATTCGCAACCGGGCGACGACGGCGGGCAACCTCCTTCAGCGCACCCGCTGCCACTACTTCTACGACCGCGCCCTGCCCTGCAACAAGCGCGAACCGGGGACCGGCTGCGGCGCCCTGTCCCCAGGCGGCGTCAACCGCGACCTCGCGGTGGTCGGCGTGAGCGAGCACTGCATCGCCCAGCACCCGTCGGACATGGCGGTGGCGCTGCGGGTGCTCGGTGCCGAGGTGGAAACGAGGAACGCGGGGGGAGAGACGCGCCGCCTCGCGCTCGACGACTTCTACCGGCTGCCGGGCGACACCCCGCACCTGGAGAACGCGCTCGAACCCGGCGAACTCGTGACCGCCGTGCGGCTCCCGCCCCCGACCGGCACCGAGCACCGCTACCGCAAGGTGCGCGACCGCTCGTCCTACGCCTTCGCTGCCGTGTCGCTCGCCACCGTGAGGGGCGGGCGCGGGGGCAGCCGCTGGGTGCGCTTCGCCTTCGGGGGCGTGGCGCCGCGGCCCTGGCGGATGGAAGCCGCCGAGGAGGTGCTGGCCCAGGGCGCCGACGCCGTGTTCGATAAACTCTTCGAAGGTGCCCGCCCCACCGAGCAGAACGCCTTCAAGCTCGTGCTCGCCCGTCGCCTGCTCGCTGAGGCGCTGGGCGAGGAGTTGCCCGCGCACCGGCTGGCCGCGCCGCACCCGGCGCCCGAGGTTCCCGACCTGCCCGCTGCCCCGTCTGGAGGCGAGAAATGA
- a CDS encoding DUF1990 domain-containing protein: MSRQQPPLYEVQKARLEAYAKAKASFDLTRTNEYTTETGWHLDDYEQELPAEAPGAPVAGGSFEAAQQVLRNYSFPPPELITGIFMPDTPLEDRVMVLRGRFLVFTFWFGVRVGQVINEQRTAPDGTPEAVWGYNYHTLEGHFEQGQIEFTIHKQLNTGRVLMRIHAVSKTGHISNPFYRLGFRLFGRSLQRRFAHSSMQRTRQQVEEMLRQGKSVPPPSETPVQTVDTEQLPEGMAAQVDEHVEQRREQGEQ, translated from the coding sequence ATGAGCCGCCAGCAGCCCCCGCTCTACGAGGTCCAGAAAGCCCGGTTGGAAGCGTATGCCAAGGCCAAGGCCAGCTTCGACCTCACCCGGACGAACGAGTACACGACCGAAACCGGCTGGCACCTCGACGACTACGAGCAGGAGCTGCCCGCCGAGGCGCCCGGCGCGCCGGTGGCGGGCGGGTCCTTCGAGGCCGCCCAGCAGGTGCTGCGCAACTACAGTTTCCCGCCGCCCGAACTCATCACCGGCATCTTTATGCCCGACACCCCGCTCGAAGACCGCGTGATGGTGCTGCGCGGGCGCTTCCTTGTCTTTACCTTCTGGTTCGGCGTGCGGGTGGGCCAGGTCATCAACGAGCAGCGCACCGCGCCCGATGGCACCCCGGAAGCGGTCTGGGGTTACAACTACCACACGCTGGAAGGCCACTTCGAGCAGGGCCAGATCGAATTCACCATCCACAAGCAACTCAACACCGGGCGCGTGCTGATGCGGATTCACGCGGTGTCCAAGACCGGGCATATCAGCAATCCCTTTTACCGCCTCGGCTTTCGCCTGTTCGGGCGCTCGCTGCAACGCCGCTTTGCTCATAGTTCCATGCAGCGCACCCGTCAGCAGGTGGAGGAGATGCTGCGCCAGGGCAAATCGGTCCCCCCGCCTTCCGAGACGCCGGTGCAGACGGTGGACACCGAGCAGTTGCCGGAGGGAATGGCGGCCCAGGTGGACGAGCACGTGGAGCAACGGCGCGAGCAGGGCGAGCAGTAA
- a CDS encoding xanthine dehydrogenase family protein molybdopterin-binding subunit: MKFTEPAGPTPLDQERVLTRPHPRKEGPLKVTGQATYAYEYRDAALRDAAYGFVLGSDIAHGSLLDIDTAEAEAAPGVQLVLTHKNMPAQGENPGVAPQQDDATPQLAGTAIHHHDQAIALVVADTFEQARAAARLIRVRYRRLDGAYDLAAQLGQAEPTSDSEDSVVGDFDRAFGSAPVRVDVTYTTPDQSQAPMEPHSSLAHWEGDRLTLYTSHQILHWVHRGLAKTLQVPQKDIRIVSAYVGGGFGSKLLFYADAVLAAAAARQLGRPVKVMLTRHQIFNHTSHRPATVQRLRLGAEKSGRLVAVGHDSFSGNLPGGDAETAADQTKLLYAGEHRLIRTRLAELGLPPGASMRAPGEGAGMLALECAVDELAEALDMDPVELRILNDVQYDPEKGPGRPYSSRRLVEALTVGAERFGWKERRRPGERREGDWLVGLGVASAFRGNLVQKSGARVRLEQDGTLTVETQMTDIGTGSYTILGQVAAEMLGLTLEQVTVRLGDTDFPRAAGSGGSFGANSSSSGVYYACRDLRTAIAKKLGFDPNTAVFEEGYVRDGQGGKRAALRGLAGKGGLSATGEASFGDLTERYVQASFGAHFAEVAVDVVTGETRVRRLLSVAAAGRILNPVTARSQCLGGMTMGIGAALMEELKVDTGRGLFVNHDLAEYHVPVHADIPDLDVIFLDELDDKSSPVKAKGIGELGICGVGAAVANAVYNATGVRVRDYPLTMEKILSGWSRQERG, translated from the coding sequence ATGAAATTCACCGAACCCGCCGGACCCACCCCGCTCGACCAGGAACGGGTGCTGACCCGGCCCCACCCCCGCAAGGAAGGGCCGCTCAAGGTCACCGGGCAGGCCACCTACGCCTACGAGTACCGCGACGCCGCGCTGCGGGACGCCGCCTACGGGTTCGTCCTCGGCTCCGACATCGCGCACGGCAGCCTGCTCGACATCGACACCGCCGAGGCCGAGGCTGCGCCCGGCGTGCAGCTCGTCCTGACCCACAAAAACATGCCCGCCCAGGGCGAGAACCCCGGCGTCGCTCCCCAGCAGGACGACGCCACGCCGCAGCTCGCCGGAACCGCCATCCACCACCACGACCAGGCGATTGCCCTGGTGGTGGCCGACACCTTCGAGCAGGCCCGCGCCGCCGCCCGCCTCATCCGGGTGCGTTACCGCCGCCTGGACGGAGCCTACGACCTCGCCGCGCAGCTCGGGCAGGCCGAACCGACCAGCGACTCCGAAGACAGCGTGGTGGGCGACTTTGACCGGGCCTTCGGCTCGGCGCCGGTTCGGGTAGACGTGACCTACACCACCCCCGACCAGTCGCAGGCGCCGATGGAGCCGCATTCCAGCCTCGCCCACTGGGAAGGCGACCGGCTCACGCTCTACACCTCGCACCAGATTCTGCACTGGGTCCACCGGGGTCTAGCCAAGACCCTGCAGGTGCCGCAAAAGGACATCCGCATCGTCAGCGCCTACGTGGGCGGGGGCTTCGGCTCCAAGCTGCTGTTCTACGCCGACGCGGTGCTCGCGGCGGCGGCGGCGCGGCAACTCGGGCGCCCGGTCAAGGTGATGCTGACCCGGCACCAGATTTTCAATCACACCAGCCACCGCCCCGCCACCGTGCAGCGCCTGCGGCTCGGGGCCGAGAAGTCGGGCCGCCTCGTCGCCGTGGGGCACGACTCCTTTTCCGGCAACCTGCCCGGCGGGGACGCCGAGACCGCCGCCGACCAGACCAAGCTGCTCTACGCGGGCGAACACCGCCTGATTCGCACCCGGCTGGCCGAACTCGGGCTGCCCCCCGGCGCCTCCATGCGCGCGCCCGGCGAGGGGGCGGGCATGCTCGCCCTGGAATGCGCGGTGGACGAACTCGCCGAGGCGCTGGACATGGACCCGGTGGAGCTGCGCATCCTCAACGACGTGCAGTACGACCCGGAGAAAGGCCCGGGCCGCCCCTACTCCTCGCGCCGCCTGGTCGAGGCCCTGACGGTGGGCGCCGAGCGGTTCGGCTGGAAGGAGCGCCGCAGGCCCGGCGAGCGCCGCGAGGGCGACTGGCTGGTCGGCCTGGGCGTCGCCTCGGCCTTCCGCGGCAACCTGGTGCAGAAATCCGGCGCCCGCGTACGGCTCGAGCAGGACGGCACCCTGACGGTGGAAACGCAGATGACCGACATCGGCACCGGCAGCTACACCATTCTGGGGCAGGTGGCCGCCGAGATGCTGGGGCTGACGCTCGAACAGGTCACGGTCCGGCTGGGCGACACCGACTTTCCCCGCGCCGCCGGGTCGGGTGGGTCCTTTGGCGCCAACAGTTCCTCCAGCGGCGTCTATTACGCCTGCCGCGACCTGCGGACCGCGATTGCCAAGAAACTCGGCTTCGACCCGAACACGGCGGTCTTTGAAGAAGGGTACGTGCGCGACGGCCAGGGCGGCAAACGGGCGGCGCTCAGGGGCCTGGCGGGCAAGGGCGGCCTGAGTGCCACCGGGGAAGCGAGTTTCGGCGACCTCACCGAGCGCTACGTGCAGGCGAGCTTCGGGGCGCACTTCGCCGAGGTGGCAGTGGACGTGGTGACCGGCGAAACGCGGGTGCGCCGGCTGCTGAGCGTGGCCGCCGCCGGACGCATCCTCAACCCCGTCACCGCCCGCAGCCAGTGCCTCGGCGGCATGACGATGGGCATCGGCGCCGCGCTGATGGAGGAGCTGAAGGTGGACACCGGGCGCGGGCTGTTCGTCAACCATGACCTCGCCGAGTACCACGTGCCGGTTCACGCCGACATTCCCGACCTCGACGTGATCTTTCTCGACGAACTCGACGACAAGTCCTCGCCGGTCAAGGCCAAGGGCATCGGCGAACTCGGCATCTGCGGCGTGGGCGCGGCGGTGGCGAACGCGGTCTACAACGCGACCGGCGTGCGCGTGCGCGATTACCCGCTGACGATGGAGAAAATCCTGAGCGGTTGGAGCCGCCAGGAACGGGGCTGA
- a CDS encoding VOC family protein, producing the protein MIHVADPAEALNWYEQAFAGAARRLLPGSDFEYLDYGGVMLELVPADAKVASGAAGSVVYWQVPEFAAALARFQSLGAELYRGPLDIEDGQRMAQVRDPWGNLIGLRGPHTA; encoded by the coding sequence ATGATTCATGTGGCCGACCCTGCCGAGGCGCTGAACTGGTACGAACAGGCGTTTGCGGGCGCCGCTCGCCGCCTGCTGCCGGGCAGCGATTTCGAGTACCTCGACTACGGCGGCGTCATGCTGGAACTCGTGCCCGCCGATGCCAAGGTCGCGTCGGGCGCGGCGGGCAGCGTGGTCTACTGGCAGGTGCCGGAGTTCGCCGCCGCTCTGGCCCGTTTTCAGTCGCTGGGCGCCGAACTCTACCGGGGGCCGCTGGATATCGAAGACGGACAGCGCATGGCTCAGGTGCGCGACCCCTGGGGCAACCTCATCGGTTTGCGGGGGCCACACACGGCATAG
- a CDS encoding DUF1990 family protein has product MTGESVRPEEHKDKQTASSGANNLLERRYWVEFQNPTLPAPELMRDIKLKIEHYSPGLLANFEKTVGEERELRVGDQFCIRILGPWNGDVRVTDVDDHSFTFETLKGHPEAGTICFSLTPHEYFADAWHFEIRSLAASRDGLVAFTYDTLGVGKKMQEKTWVSFCQRVVEKSGGQQLGDIQVRTLAKEEMPHEVKAEAE; this is encoded by the coding sequence ATGACCGGAGAAAGCGTCAGGCCCGAGGAACACAAGGACAAGCAGACCGCGAGCAGCGGGGCCAACAATCTGCTGGAGCGCCGCTACTGGGTGGAATTTCAGAACCCGACCCTGCCCGCGCCGGAGCTGATGCGCGACATCAAGCTCAAGATCGAGCACTACTCGCCCGGCCTGCTCGCCAACTTTGAAAAGACGGTGGGCGAGGAGCGCGAACTGCGCGTCGGCGACCAGTTCTGCATCCGCATTCTCGGTCCCTGGAACGGCGACGTGCGGGTGACCGACGTGGACGACCATTCCTTCACCTTCGAGACCCTCAAGGGCCACCCCGAGGCCGGGACCATCTGCTTTTCCCTGACGCCGCACGAATACTTCGCCGACGCCTGGCACTTCGAGATTCGCTCGCTCGCCGCCTCGCGTGACGGGTTGGTGGCCTTTACCTACGACACGCTGGGGGTCGGCAAGAAGATGCAGGAAAAGACCTGGGTGTCGTTTTGCCAGCGCGTGGTCGAAAAAAGCGGCGGCCAGCAGCTCGGTGACATTCAGGTGCGCACCCTGGCAAAAGAGGAAATGCCGCACGAGGTGAAAGCGGAGGCCGAATGA
- a CDS encoding 5-carboxymethyl-2-hydroxymuconate Delta-isomerase — protein MPHLTLEYTDNLTEPRIPELLRKLNGVLLARPDIFPVGGIRARAYRLSEYALADSSEPSDAFVHLRLQIGAGRSEEVKKEAGDALFAVLTDHFAEEFARRGLMLSAEIGEFSEAGTWKKNNIHARYRK, from the coding sequence CATCTCACCCTCGAATACACCGACAACCTCACCGAGCCGCGCATCCCCGAGTTGCTGCGAAAGCTCAACGGCGTGCTGCTCGCCCGGCCCGACATTTTTCCGGTCGGCGGTATCCGGGCGCGGGCCTACCGCCTGAGCGAGTACGCGCTGGCCGACAGCAGCGAACCGTCCGACGCCTTCGTGCACCTGCGGCTGCAAATCGGCGCGGGCCGCAGCGAAGAGGTCAAAAAGGAAGCCGGGGACGCTCTCTTTGCCGTCCTCACCGACCATTTTGCCGAGGAGTTCGCCCGGCGCGGATTGATGCTCTCGGCGGAAATCGGCGAGTTTTCGGAGGCTGGCACGTGGAAAAAGAACAACATTCACGCGCGGTACCGGAAGTGA